In Zingiber officinale cultivar Zhangliang chromosome 3A, Zo_v1.1, whole genome shotgun sequence, the DNA window aggcacccagaacaatgctataaatatagcactgattttcaTAGTTGGATCAATTCACTTGTAATCTATTTCTCTGTGCTATACTTTCTTCTGTGTTGTtgacgctgtaagaggctactccgcccgaaggagatctttagatagtgcatcatattctccttggattagcaatcttcttattgcaaaccaagtaacttcttTGTGTCTGCTTTCTTTTAATTAGACTCTTTCTTTTTAATACAAGTGTTCTTTATTTAGTTGATagttcgagaaaggtttgatTTATTTGTCTtagagcaattcacccctcttctCTTGCCGgcttccaaagggaccaacaagtggtatcagagcgaggacgcttcagaaggactaaccgtcgatcgaagcaaagcaaccaatggtcggaccaagcatcattccaccaaaatttgagggagacttcgcacactagaaacgtcgtatggaggtatttctaagaaccaattttgaaattcgtttaataataaaatataattttgtagctcctacgaatcaaaatggagagaAAAAAGAAGAGTCtttggaccaagaaggagcaaaatgATTCAGTAGCGAACAACCGAGCGGAGTATCACTTGCTGAGCATGCTGCTGCCTCAAGAAGTCagccgcatcggaagctactcgtcggccaaagaactctgggaaaaattcctggaactccacggaGACACAtttgaagccaagctcgcaagaagagatatacttcggaacaaactgatgaatatccgtccggaaaaaggtgagaaagtagtcgatctacacgcaaaggtaaaagagttaattatcggactcgagaacctcggtgaaacggtaaccaaccgggacaccaTACATTATACATTCAACGTCTTTCCCaaaactccagaatggacctcaatcatcgacgcctactatatctcaaaggatctggaggtaagtaccttagagggattattttctactcttgaattacatgaaaccagatgtgcagggacatcaaaagactcaagccagattatggcgttaaatgcaaccaagaaggatgaacccgagtcagattcagaagaagatcaagaagcttatatggtaagaaatttcaaaaaattctttagatataataaattttaaaaaatgtagaataagaaaaatccaagaaatagaagaagggttcgttgctatcggtgtcaaaaggaaggacacttaaaagaggattgcccagaactcaagaaggataaagtcaagacacctaagaagcacaagaacctaaaagctacttaggacgacacttcatcatctgaatccGAAATACAAGAATATGTCAGACTAGCGTTGATGgcgagctatgaagggcaaagtacatcaaaagccagcatcgatgaagggggagagacttcagATGAATACAGCGAAGCAGGGGAAGAGTtagacttcaagtctgatatggtaagtgaggtatgtctcttacctcctgatcagctttattttggcattaagtctatggcaaaattcatctacaaattaaaaagtaaaaataataaattaaaaaaatgaaaacttagaaataaaaagaattttagcaaaatcatgtttgatagaagattttgataaagtaaaacttgaaaataataaattaaaagaataaatagaaaactttaaaaattctacttgttcaaatatttctgcttttagaaattatagaggattaaactggtactataggtttcacaaaagtcagatcagaaaaatatcaaaagcttatgtacctagaaaatatctgattaaccctgtaggtaggaacctctattggctttcgaaaacttgtttaatttaaaaggaaaattaGACTAAGCACTTtcaacgagaaaattaaacatttaatttctttatgaagctttgtttagaaagtgattgttgctccaataaccaagaagacataGTGCTTcgtcactgcctggaagccaagtattgaaataaaagtttaattgactaactgaaaagacattctattaaaattaaattatgctTTAAAGGGTTACCCAATATGTTTTAGAAAACTCTCAAAAATACTTGtgtttgcaaaaacttagaaaaatttctcagtTTTCTTAGaagtattttattaaaattttcttacttagaaattcttGCCAATACCTAACACtttctaaaattattattaaaattttatttagaaaattttgatatctaaaattatttctgttaaaaaaaaattttccattgcacaaaattttattttaggaaatttaatttgcAAAATCTTTAAGAGTTAACCTTAGACTTGGAACCCCAttgttttatgtgatcaaagggggagaagaatgttaagtctagggggaggtgtattcaaaattttttattgaaaaatcttattgacacttatttgcaaaattatttgtttttttcattatgtttgttttatcctagcttaacttgggttgcacacatcaaaaagggggagattgttagaaccccaaggtattttgatgtgatcaaacaagttaagttaggtcctgtttagtttaacccttgtgtctaagtgtgaaagAGCTTAGGAaaacaggaagtcgagcggaagacgcggctagcgagaatgacgtCACGGGGGgtaagccgacgggctcggtgcgtccgagggacgaggtgtcgcggaagagtacaccggtggatgagaagaacgtacacgacgttcgagggacgagaacccggagaggaaggctactcgaggagaatgccggaacttgggttcgggtgagccctattcgggatggtcgagatcacctaagctagctgagccagagtggaagactcggaccgagacgagctgaaccggagcagaggaacCGGACCGTAAAAAGTCAACACCGTTGACTTATGTGGTCTggacgcccggaaccattccgggcgcccatcTACGATGATGTGGACGTTGACCGAcacgtcggggatagaattctattccccccagggcacccagaacccttctaggtgccctgaacaatgctataaatatagcactgattttcaCAATTAGATCAATTCACTTGTAATCTATTTCTCTGTGCTATACTTTCTTCTGTAAGAGGCTGCTCCGttcgaaggagatcttcagatagtgtgtcatattctccttggattagcaatcttctgattgcaaaccaagttacTCCTTTGTGTCTACTTTCTTTTAAGTAGTCTCTTTCTTTTTTAATACAAGTGTTCTTTATTTAATTGATAGTTCGAGAAaggtttggtttatttgtcttagagcaattcacccctccctcttgccggcctccaaagggaccaacatccAGCTCGGGTATGACATTGGCATCGTACATATTAGTAATAaaccgataaaataataaaaaaggaaaagactGAGATATTtaataaggggaagagaaaacaaaagagaacactccatctatcattgaatACGAAGAAGCTAAggtgtaggtcaaagtcaaggcggtcaacactAGGGTGTAAGCAAGGCTCGTCCGCATAACCCAAGCGGGAAGTGACTACATCCGTCGATCAGAGGAAGCATTGTCCGGTTGGCCGTCTGGATGAACCAATGTTTGATCAGCTCGGTCGGTAGGAGAGTGGGTCGAGCGGACCACCCATCCGACTCAGGGTTGATATTGGCATCATACATATTAATAATAAACTGATTAAATAATAAAGAGGAAAAGACTGAAATATTCAACAAgggaaagagaaaataaaaagaatactCTATCTATCATTAAATACgaagaagccaagacaaagatGTCTTCTGTCGATAAGTAATGTCATTAAAGAGGGGAAGATGGAAGGTcactaagaaaaatataaaagaacatgCTAGGTATGAAGAAAGGAAAGATTCATCTATGCCCCTATCATCTTCAATTCCTCTTTTTCTGCTTTCAACTTTGAGTGTCGGAAGGCTAACGACAGGAACCGTTTCCCTAGTTTGATTTATTTTACAGATAGAAGCGAGATATTCATCCAATCAACGAAACTATCACATCTTCGATTTTCTAACTTCACGCTTTTGGACATGatcaaaaagataataaaatatatatttataattattattgcaACGATTTGCAATATAAAAACTTACTTTGACatgttatattttttaaaaaaaataaaatttaacctATAAGATTGTAACTAAATAATAAGCAAATATATTACTCAAAATTCAATAGATAAATTTCTTTTATTCCAATTTAATTTACACGCTtcttcaattttatttaattattaaaaaacagTTTTTCTGATTTAGCTTcaaaacctttaaaaaaaattatatgtcttctaagtttaaaaaataactgAGACAAATAAACAATAAAACAATTATTTGAATAATAATACCATCATTTAAAATAATCACAAACGAATTTTACTCTCAGAATTGAGTGCCAattagaagagaaaaaaaaattagaaaaaattaaaatcaattgcaAATAGGTATTAATTCGCCATCTAAACTAATTTTTAACGTCTACATATCAATAATAACAAATAATCTAAATATTAATCCTATTTTTAAGACTTCCCTCGACCTTAGTTTCTTTCCCTGCTAAGAAACATGCCCTTTAAGGGAAAAGAATCTTTCTACCTTCAAGGTTTGAATGGTAATGCCTTCAAAATTCTAAAGAAGAGATGTAAACAATGAAGTCAACTTGAGGATGCCACCGCAGTTTCACCATTGGTTTCTTGCTCATCGACTAGATCACTCGACACAGCTGAAGGTATTCTGTGGCGCTTCAGAATTCTCGGTGTAGCAAGCCGCGCGTTGTTGTAGTTAAAAATGATGACTTTCTCTTCGTCTAAATCCAGTCGTAGGCTTTCCTCGGAGCAACCTTCCACAAGGTCATGCAAATGCTTTAGGTTCCCAACTTCGACGCCGTTGATTTTCTTCACCTGATGGTTATGTGCATTCGAGATTCCAACATCGGTAACGAGATCAAGAGAACAAAAAACTTTCAATCATCAAGTACATACCTTCAATTCCGTGAACCGTTCGTATCCTGTATTGACATCATCCATCAAAACCTGAAGGGAACAAAGAGATatttaatcaaaaataattttataaaaaattaataaagctaaacatctaaaatcaaaatactaagaGCTCGATCAGAGACTTGGCAGGCACATCATGTAGTTGTAGACTTGGTAGTTGGTTGGAAATTCTATAATTTGGATTTCAAGGATTGGAAACAGAGAATATTCGATAAAGTTATAAGGGAATGGGATCATCACCTCTGGTTCGGCAAGAACCAAGTCATTACAGTACAAGATACAATGTAAAATTGAAACAAAAACCAATGTAAAAATGTCGAATATACCTGAGAAAGAATGACGAGTTGTTCGCCAGCCTTTTGGGGCAATTCACGCAATGCTAGTTCGCATAACCGGCGTGGTGAAGTGTTGTACCATTCCGCCCCATACTCATGGAGGTAGGGTTGGGTCAATGGAATAAAAACTAGACCAGCAAATATGTAGTAGCTTGGAAGTTTATCAAACTGATGGACCGGAACTAAAGTTTGTAACTGCAAATAATAACATTTCGATGCATTAGTTCATGGATAATCTCATCTTTTACCCAATAAGATTCAGCTTTGGGCAAGATAAACTTGCTCAGGTTCACCAGAGTTTCTAAGTTTCTTTCCAGCATTTGATTCATGATAGAGAAGAGAAAAATATCCATGGAATCAATGAACTAATCGCAAAATACATTTATTAGTATCAAGGACCTTCACTTAATGAATGAGTTATTAAATAAGAATTAACAATCAAAATTAACATCTTGAgttacattttttttaatattaaaaaaattcatattcCCATTCTTCGATTAGAAGGTTAGTCAACAAAAGGCTACTTTTTTCAGGAATCATTAAATTTTAGGGTCTCTAACAACTAGAATAGCCATTTACACATAAAACTGCAATGGAAATTAGTAATGAACTTACTGGTTGAAGAGAAACATTGAACTGATGCTCCTTCCCATCTCTCAATACATGGAGAAGAGCTGTTTCCCCTGGTTTCTTCATAGACACAAGGTGATCAAAAAGTATTCTCTCTCTGTTTCGAAATGGTACTGCACAAAACAAAATTCCATGGCTCACTGGAAGGATACAAATCCCACTACCCAACTACAAATAGCATAATCTATGCAGAGATTTTTTAAGGCAGAACATTTGGATGATGAAAGAACCTGTGTTTTCAAAGAGATAGGGGAGGGATTCAACCTACCACTTCCATCACTTGCAATGGGCACTCCATCAAATTTAAGGATGATATCATCTTTCTTCAACATTGTATGAGCATGTGATAGAGGATTGATTTTATTAACAAGAACACCAGTCATATCTTGCTTTATGCAGAAGTAACTCTGAAGATAACAATTTTCTGTAGGTTGGCATGACACTCCAAGAGAGCAAAATCCCACATATTCACCCTTCTCTTCCACTCCAGAAATGAAGTGTTTGATAATTGGAACAGGAATAATGTACCTATAAAAGACAACCAAGCAATGTTATAATCACTGAAGAGTGGCATATCATTCCTACATGTGTAAGTATTCCATGatacaatataaaagtaataacaCACAGATTGTTTGATTAGCTCTTATCAATTATAaatgtggaaaaatgaaatttactatatttttttaaaaaaatagaatgaaGAGCCTGAATAAATGCAATTTAGACTTGCCAATCTAAATTCCATTTCACAATGATATACTTTGGGGTACTTATGTTAGTGGACAAGTTACAATGTCTACTTTACCAATTTAGCATATCTAATAATGTCATCTGAGAAATAGAGCAACTTTGAAGTTTAAATATTCCTTGAAGCAGATAAATTGAAAGCTAAGTTATGTATAATAGATCTCTTATCAGCATCAGAAATCTTCTTCTCCAGTCTCTTTTCTACTTCTTCAAGGGCTGTAAAGAAAAATTCTCCACCTCAATGGAATGCATCTATTGTGCAAAAGGCGgatcccgccgcccagcggccccctaggcctggccccacagAGATCCtaagaggaggtaaatcagcggtgTCAATGGAATGCATCTATGCAAGTACATTAAGTCGTCAATTTTTGCCAACAAGTTGAACAGATCTTAGAAGGTTCAATCCTTACTTACTGCTTACAAAACATAGTGCATACTGCATAGTCACATACATAAGATAATGCATATACGAGTCGAGAACTTGAGATATGAACCATTTTCCCCCTTAATTCCCAGTGTTCCTACCATTCTCCACCGAAAATAATTGTTTTTGCACTTTCATCAGTTTGTGAAAAACATATGATATGCAAATAATTATGCTAAGGAATTAAATGCTTAGGAGAATGTAGAGTCTCGTGTAATCATTATTCCTTTTAAATTAAAAGAGTTAACAATTTGAGTGGAAGGTAAAAGTGTAGAGGAAgatcaaagaaaatatttaatcaatTAGCCAATGCAATAAAAAGTTAACTAATTTGAATATTGCTAGTGATATAGCCTAATATAATTCATGTAGCCAATACCGATAGCAAGGACAAACACATTAGATAGTGATGATGGCAAGGATGATCAAAAACATTGTCATCTCCGCATACATGCAACAATGCGAGTTATGAACGAGAATGCATACCCGTAATAGTCTCCAACAATGTCAGATTATTTTGTATAGACTAAAAAATTGTGCCTGAAAAAAAATCTGAAAGCaagaaaaaaggagaaaataaaaaacCAATATAACTCACCCGATATTTTCTGCACCTGAAAGGTTCTGAAAAGCAACTCCAGCAACCTTGTCACCCATAATTGCTGGTCCTCCACTGTTTCCTGGGTTAATAGCTGCATCAATTTGTATGGCCATTAGCTGGGTAGCACCATGAACATATTGTGTTGGTTCTACTCTAGATACCACGCCTTTGGTAACAGAAATGTTGTCTCCACCTGCACTCGAAATGATGCTTTGAATTAGATGCAGGGTGAAAGGATAATAGCATTGTTTCAACAGTCATGCAACAAGGTCCTCGCATCAAAATATCACATTTAATTGAATGTTTAATATTTCATGTCCATTGTTCAAGCTTCTTTGTCTTCTCAAAAAGTAGGAGCACAATCAAAGGCACAGGGGAAGTTTAATATTTCAGGGGCAAAATTCATTGCTACGAGATCCAAAGAAATAATGACCTTTACATAAATCTTCTTGTTCAACTGCTGTATTAGGACAATTTATCAGCTAGTAAAGTAAAAAAGAGATACTACAATAAAGTAATACAGCCATTAACATACGTAAGTATTTCTTAACTTGAGAAGCAACATAACATTATTCTATTAGAAACTACAGAGGAATAAATATAACAGATGCAAGATTAAAAATAAGATGTTTATTAAGAAAAAAATTGGCAAGTGATCAAACTGCCCTTCTGAAGTTAGCATACAGACCTTGAGGGTAACCAACAACAGCAACTTCTTCTTGTATATAAGGAATGTCACCCAGCTGCAGAAAAATCATACCatcccaaaattcctcattttccACAGTGAGAAGAGCTAAATCACATTCATGACCGATAGCTTGAACTTCTGCCTTGTATTTGGTTGGTGAACCATGCTTTCTTACCAGTACATATGTGTGATCAGCAACTACATGAGCATTAGTTACAATTTGCCGCCCAGGAATCACAAATCCTGTATGACATCAGACAGAACAAGGCggtcatggtggtttgtaaatgAAAACCTGTATATGCAGCTCAGCATATGCAAATGAATTTTCTAAAATAGTTGAGTCAATGGACAAATTTCATTAGATGCTCCTAGACGGTGTATGTATAACCAAGATTAGGCTATAGTATGCTGACTATATCAGGTGAAAGTATGTGTGGCgcgtaacatttttttttttcaaaaaattgccatttaatgaaatcaaattgtaaaattttttatttttttaggaaGTTTTTTTGCAAATTATACTTTGATCAGGTTTTTAAGTATGAATTATTTAATCAACCATAATTCATTTTAATAAAAGGTTGCCAACAAATTCCTCTACAAAGTAAAAACTTTTCAGTCCACCTAATGACCTAAACACCATTATGTTTTCTCTTCCACCACCCATTCATTGAATATTGGAAAATGTTTTCTTGTTGAATAAAAAAAGGCTAAACAATGAGAATGCCCCTGGTCATTCAATTTACCTTAAGTATCTTACTATCCAAACATGGACATGGAATTCTCTTCTTGATAGTGTACTTACTAGGATTCCAACTAATAAACTTAACAAATTACTTCTCTTTGAAACCATCTTCCCTTGTCAACATTATATTGACGAATCTTCAAAATCTGCTATTTAAACATTTGCATATGTCAAAGCGCAGatgcttatttaaaaattaacaaCTCTCATAACATAAAATATACAGTcaatatttatcataaaaattgaaaaatatcaatggatTCAATGGAGAAATACAATTCATATAGCCAGCCCCAAGATAGTTACAATCCAGTGATGATAAATGATCTTGACAAGCAAAAGAGACCGGAATTTTGATGTGACTGAGCAAAATATGCAGCAAAAAAACGCAAAAGGGGAAATTTTGAACTCACCAGAACCGAAGATCTCCCTCTGCACCTTCCTCTGCCACGGCATGAAGAAATTGGGGCTGCTGGAAACAGTGAACACCTTCACGACCGAATCGAGAGCGAGCTGGATCGCCTTGTACGCGTCGGTGTGTCGGTATCCCACCGTATCTCCATCCTTTTCTGACGCAGTAGGAGAATCCCCGCCGATGACACCATCGAAGGGGGCGGCTGTGGAGAAGGCAGCGGAGGAGGTGGGGATGCGCGGAAACGGTAGAAACGGATCAGAAGGAGCTCGGCGGAGGGGAGTGGAGGGGCGAAGGGGGAAGGGGCGGCGGCGGAGGGAGGAGAGGCGGCGGAGGGAGGAGAGCATAGTGGGCTGTGATTCGTAGGACGAAGCAAGGGGGTCGTTGAAACCCTTATCGGATCGTCGATGCGCCATAACGAATCGGGTAGGACTTCAAAATCCGACAAATAGATATTTCAGATAAATATacgcaaaaataaaattaaaatatacagtcaaattttattatgaaaattacTATAATAGGGATATGATAATTTTCTTCTTTGGGGAAGTCTTATATTTACATGAAACAATCAGCCTTTGTTCCCACCGTGAAGactgagtttaaattttaataaaatcaagataaatattttttttttatgtaccagtcattatttcaaaagttagtagttatccatgatttatctccttcgtATTAACCTTGGAATAGATTGACAAAGATTCTGAGAGTGAGTATATTCGTCTTTTATCACCATAAAACAATCAaccttaaaattttcaaaatagaattaCTAATTGCTCGTTCGTCCATTGAGTAAATTTAAAAACATGAGTGACTCCTGAAAGAGTAGCTCAACTATTTAAGTAGTTGGAGCACTAAAAGTATAAGATTGCCCTACATGAGAATCGAATACTAAGGAATGAATTGTACGGTGCATGAGAACAGTAGCGGATCCAGACAAAAAAGTAAGGGGTGCTCAAAGAAAGGAGCTCGAGCTCGTCTTCCTTCTCGCTGCCCCTTGTACTACAACATATTAGTGGAATTTTCCAGGAGCAAGGGGATGCTCAAGCACACCCCCGCTCCCCCCTAGATCCGCCATTGCATGAGAATTGAATACTTAGTGCTTGAGAAGTTACCGTGTCTCTTACTATTGCATTGTGCCCAAGGTAATGAAAGTAGttctattataataaaaaaatgattacGTTCATTTCAGACATTCCTCACAACTCATCCTTGAATTATGTGAAAAGAAATAAATCACAAGATTAACTTATAGCCGACCATCAAATTGATTAGGAGATGGGAGAGAATTTGTTCACAAGACATGAATCCGTAAAAAATTAATTCTTTATCTTACTATAATAAATTTGCCATCCTCTCACGTGAAACCTAATGAAAATAGATGTAGCAAGAGAGGAGTGTAGCTGAAATTTAGAGTAAGAATAACTCATTTAAAACCTTTAGACGCTTGAAATATTTAATTGTTTTGTAAAAAGGAATGAATTTGACATTTTGAACCAAAGTGATTTGATATAGATATCTCCAAATAAAGAATCGATTTGAGTAATTTCTAAAGACTTTAGGACATTTTACCCCAAACAATGTGTTTAATATAGAGTTCATCAAATCTCGGAAGCTAGATAAATTTAACTTTACCTTGTCAAAGTTGAATGATATGTGATTTTTAAACTGAAAAGTGATTTGGTAACTTAAAAAGTGGCTCCTGAGGCTTAACATCACAAGGCTTATTGACTGATTAGGGGTAgttaaaataattcatctaaacaCAACATAGCTAGGGCCCTCTACCATCACCCTAGACACAGATTTGTGTCTAATACTGTTAGTTCTGCATTTTGTTTCTCAGAAGTGGCAATATTCCATGTAACAAAACATAGCAGAAGATGTACTCCCTCCAACAATATATTTGTCTTCTCAATGCAAGATATTGAATTTTTAGATGAACTAATGGTCCCAAAACAACCCCGCAATTTTATTTGTTCAGAATTGCACTGAAGCGCGCTCTAAAGGTAGAATCTTTTGTTCCTTCCACTGACCATCTGGTCAACAGATTTGTAGTTGCTGAGCTGAAATTATCTGCATTGTATGTGTTGAGATCAAACTGCATCTACATGGAGTATGGTTGTGAGGTGATGCACGAGCACAGGGAAATGCTTGTTTGTAGGAGTAGTAGTAGGGGACTGTTATACATACATATATAATCCGAGCCGAACCTGATTGTAGTATGGCCCTCTTTGCTTGAATAATGAAAGGGTGGAGTTGGGTAACCTTGAAAGCCACGGAGGACCATTTCTGTTCAGGGGTACTTGCCCTCCATGTGATTCCAAACTCTAACCAACTTGCAAGTGCAATCATATGGGCTCTGCACTGAAGTTGAAGTTAGAGACAATGCTAGTCGTGGTTCAGTGAAACCTGTCCAGTTATGTGAAAGAGATTCCAGCAGGTTATCAACGGTCATGTGAAATAGAACTGGAAGATGAGCTCACAGGAAAATAATCTTAAAGGTAATGTCTCTGCAGAAAACTCAGAATGGATGGTTGACCATAAAACTTGATGTCATGTATATGCTTATTTGGAAAGAAATGTGGATATAATAAAGTCGATTACTATTTGATGTATGGAGGCTGTGACAGATTATCATAAAGTAGTGAAGAAATACCAACATATTATAACCTTCATAAAAAGAGTCCAAATTTGAAATGTAAGCCCTCAAGAAAAAGCTAGGCATAGAAGAGGCATTCTGGTTACCAGTAGCTACTAAAAGGGCTATCTTGTCCAGTGTAGAATGCTTGGAACAAATCTATGGAGGCAGCCATAATTTTTGTCGAGCAACCTGtataaaaaattatgtttagtaataataataataataaagtatgCTTTGGTAGATTGTTTAACAAATTCACCATAATGTGTTATTTTCTTTGTTACACAAGTCTCTAGACACACTAGCAATTAGCTTCAATAAATACATAATATATTCAAATTGGAAGAtggataatatatataataaataaaaacactCATCCCTCCCTGGTCGACCAGATTCAGGTTGACCAAATTGAGAGGTGGAAGTCTATTTGATCCATGTAC includes these proteins:
- the LOC122053173 gene encoding protease Do-like 10, mitochondrial, which translates into the protein MLSSLRRLSSLRRRPFPLRPSTPLRRAPSDPFLPFPRIPTSSAAFSTAAPFDGVIGGDSPTASEKDGDTVGYRHTDAYKAIQLALDSVVKVFTVSSSPNFFMPWQRKVQREIFGSGFVIPGRQIVTNAHVVADHTYVLVRKHGSPTKYKAEVQAIGHECDLALLTVENEEFWDGMIFLQLGDIPYIQEEVAVVGYPQGGDNISVTKGVVSRVEPTQYVHGATQLMAIQIDAAINPGNSGGPAIMGDKVAGVAFQNLSGAENIGYIIPVPIIKHFISGVEEKGEYVGFCSLGVSCQPTENCYLQSYFCIKQDMTGVLVNKINPLSHAHTMLKKDDIILKFDGVPIASDGSVPFRNRERILFDHLVSMKKPGETALLHVLRDGKEHQFNVSLQPLQTLVPVHQFDKLPSYYIFAGLVFIPLTQPYLHEYGAEWYNTSPRRLCELALRELPQKAGEQLVILSQVLMDDVNTGYERFTELKVKKINGVEVGNLKHLHDLVEGCSEESLRLDLDEEKVIIFNYNNARLATPRILKRHRIPSAVSSDLVDEQETNGETAVASSS